One window of the Colletotrichum destructivum chromosome 4, complete sequence genome contains the following:
- a CDS encoding Putative major facilitator superfamily, MFS transporter superfamily, translated as MAMDELDREIEAAERDASQSRYHGRESHEIERVLSNSSSSTSTSSATHAGARPAYRTGTGISRVSTQNDLERHPTALSRIATARSQHSNTVGRSIKSRESRKALPAMGAGKPYPPPLPEQEDYVVEFDGPDDPLHAQNWPLKKKLLTAAMLGYTTMTSAFTSSIFSAATQVIATEYNVSATVGTLGVSFYVLGFAFGPTLWAPLSELRGRRLPLVLSMFGFSIFSISTAVAKDLQTILICRFFAGFFGACPLAVVAAVFSDMFDNRTRGSAITVFSMAVFTGPLLAPFIGGFIVESHLGWRWTEYIPSFMGFFAFFLDLFFLEETYPPVILVGKASELRRRTRNWGIHAKQEEIEVDLKEMINKNFSRPMRLLFGEPIVTALSVYMAFIYGLLYLFLTAYPFVFRGIHGFGAGQSGLTFFGMITGQLIAGITVLLQQPWYLRKLKANNGVPVPEWRLPSVIAGGVFFAAGIFWFGWSGYREDIHWIVPTLSGLFTGFGLMSIFLQALNYLVDAYLMFAASAIAGNTFLRSLCGAGFPLFASYMFNGMGIEWASTLLGIVAAVLVPIPVIFYIWGAKIRAKSAYAPTFAAPADEPDNDDTEAFANGRTSHDNEKPPSVAALDASRPRTSGDKAMNAV; from the exons ATGGCGATGGACGAATTAGACcgcgagatcgaggccgccgagcgcgaCGCCTCCCAGAGCCGCTACCACGGCCGCGAAAGCCACGAAATCGAGCGGGTCCTCTCTaattcttcctcttcgacctccacgtcctccgccacccacgccggcgcccgccCCGCCTAccgcaccggcaccggcatcaGCCGCGTTTCGACCCAGAATGATCTCGAGCGTCACCCGACGGCCCTGAGCCGCATTGCCACCGCCCGCAGCCAGCACTCTAATACCGTCGGCCGTAGCATCAAGAGCAGGGAGTCGAGAAAGGCCCTGCCCGCCATGGGCGCCGGCAAGCCctacccgccgccgctgcccgagCAGGAGGACTACGTTGTCGAGTTTGACGGGCCTGATGACCCCCTCCACGCGCAAAATTggccgttgaagaagaa GTTGCTTACAGCCGCAATGCTTGGCTACACCACCATGACATCCGCCTTCACATCCAGTATCTTCTCTGCGGCGACGCAGGTCATTGCGACCGAGTACAACGTCTCGGCCACCGTGGGCACCCTCGGCGTGTCCTTTTACGTCCTGGGCTTTGCCTTTGGCCCGACGCTGTGGGCGCCCCTCTCCGAACTCCGCGGCCGTAGGCTGCCCCTTGTCCTTTCCATGTTCGGtttctccatcttctccatcagcaccgccgtcgccaaggatCTGCAGACCATCTTGATCTGCCGGTTCTtcgccggcttcttcggcgCGTGCCccctggccgtcgtcgccgccgtcttctccgatATGTTTGACAACCGCACCCGTGGctccgccatcaccgtcttTTCCATGGCCGTCTTCACCGGCCCGCTCCTGGCCCCCTTCATCGgcggcttcatcgtcgagTCACACCTCGGTTGGCGCTGGACCGAATACATCCCCTCCTTTATgggcttcttcgccttcttcctcgatCTGTTCTTCCTCGAGGAGACGTACCCGCCCGTCATCTTGGTTGGTAAGGCATCTGAGCTCCGCCGCAGGACCAGGAACTGGGGCATCCACGCTAAGCAGGAGGAGATTGAGGTCGACCTGAAGGAGATGATCAACAAGAACTTTTCCCGTCCCATGCGCCTCCTCTTTGGCGAGCCCATCGTCACCGCGCTGTCCGTCTACATGGCCTTCATCTACGGACTGTTGTACCTGTTCCTGACGGCGTACCCCTTCGTCTTCCGCGGCATCCacggcttcggcgccggccagtCCGGTCTCACCTTCTTTGGCATGATCACTGGCCAGCTCATTGCCGGTATCACCGTCTTGCTCCAGCAGCCGTGGTACCTGCGGAAGCTGAAAGCCAACAACGGCGTGCCCGTCCCGGAGTGGCGTCTTCCGAGTGTTAttgccggcggcgtgttCTTCGCGGCCGGTATCTTTTGGTTTGGATG GTCTGGCTACCGCGAAGACATCCATTGGATCGTTCCTACCCTCAGTGGTCTCTTCACTGGTTTCGGTCTCATGTCTATCTTCCTCCAGGCTCTCAActacctcgtcgacgcctacCTCATGTT CGCGGCTTCTGCCATCGCCGGAAACACCTTCCTCCGCTCCCTCTGCGGTGCCGGCTTCCCCCTGTTCGCGAGCTACATGTTCAACGGCATGGGCATCGAATGGGCATCGACGCTGCTCGGTattgtcgccgccgtcctcgtgcCCATCCCCGTCATCTTCTACATCTGGGGCGCCAAGATCCGTGCCAAGAGCGCCTACGCCCCGACCTtcgccgccccggccgacgagcccgacaacgacgataCGGAGGCGTTCGCCAACGGCCGCACGAGCCACGACAACGAGAAGCCGCCCTCCGTCGCTGCGCTGGAtgcgagcaggccgaggacgagcggCGACAAGGCCATGAACGCCGTCTAG
- a CDS encoding Putative CENP-V/GFA domain, Mss4-like superfamily protein, with protein sequence MSAEEEAPKPSKTYDGSCHCGNIKFSLTLSPPLEEGYKVLNCNCSICRRSGYLLIYPEKKDVTWHDGSRERCVNYRFNTKTKDQMFCGGCGSSLGIDFLEDTCYGISARALDGIDLDTLTYRKLDGVNKVSPAQDLSGTETKKASIQA encoded by the exons ATGTcggccgaagaagaggccCCGAAGCCGTCCAAGACTTACGATGGGAGCTGCCACTGCGGCAACATCAAGTTCTCGCTgacgctctcgccgccgctggagGAGGGATACAAGGTCCTCAACTGCAACTGCTCCATCTGCCGACGCAGCGGCTATCTCCTCATTT ACCCCGAAAAGAAGGACGTCACTTGGCACGACGGCTCCCGCGAGCGGTGTGTCAACTACCGCTTCAacaccaagaccaaggaccAGATGTtctgcggcggctgcgggTCGAGCCTGGGCATCGACTTTCTGGAAGACACGTGTTACGGCATCAGC GCGCGTGCGCTGGATGGCATCGATCTCGATACGCTAACGTACAGGAAGCTGGATGGCGTCAACAAGGTGTCGCCGGCCCAGGACCTGTCGGGAACCGAAACCAAGAAAGCTAGCATTCAGGCCTAG
- a CDS encoding Putative short-chain dehydrogenase/reductase SDR, NAD(P)-binding domain superfamily: MDYPRPPQRDSWFAPLSIDLLVKVFKVTFFHPFISWIIPLCFRAQALRWDAPPMVGSIAWATFITLCWMANVINQRIAYGLPRDVDLNEEVIVITGGGSGLGLLIAEVYGMRGATVAVLDVNDMENGEARGVTFYKCDVTDKAQVARVAAEIERDLGTPTVLINNAAIVKGKSLLEFDFEEIEKSIATNLTAHFYTLKTFLPPMIRGGNGGTVVTMSSVLGHLGAARLTDYAAAKAGVTALHKSLTAELAASHPDIRTILVEPGQLSTPLFYGVQTPHAFVAPVVEPVDVCKEVIAAIDAGRSAHVAMPLYARWIHWYNVLPVAVQQVARRLAGVDTSMQTFIGRQEKGMGEKNGSLI; this comes from the exons ATGGACTACCCACGCCCGCCCCAGCGCGACTCGTGGTTCGCGCCGCTCTCCATCGACCTTCTCGTCAAGGTCTTTAAGGTCACTTTCTTCCACCCCTTCATCTCGTGGATCATCCCCCTCTGCTTCCGCGCCCAGGCCCTGCGCTGGGATGCCCCGCCCATGGTCGGCTCCATCGCCTGGGCCACCTTCATCACGCTGTGCTGGATGGCCAACGTGATCAACCAACGCATCGCGTACGGACTGCCgcgcgacgtcgaccttAACGAGGAGgtcatcgtcatcaccggcggcggcagcggcctgggtctcctcatcgccgaggTATACGGCATGCGCGGCGCTACCGTCGCCGTGCTGGATGTGAACGATATGGAGAACGGCGAGGCGAGGGGCGTCACGTTCTACAAGTGCGACGTCACGGACAAGGCGCAAGTTGCGAGGGTCGCGGCCGAGATTGAAAGAGAT CTCGGCACTCCAACTGTCCTGATCAACAACGCTGCCATTGTCAAGGGCAAGTCCCTCCTGGAATTCGACTTCGAGGAGATTGAGAAGTCTATCGCGACGAACCTCACGGCGCACTTCTACACCCTCAAGACCTTCCTCCCGCCCATGATCCGTGGCGGCAATGGCGGCACCGTTGTGACCATGTCCTCGGTactcggccacctcggcgccgcccgcctgaCGGACTACGCCGCCGCAAAGGCCGGCGTGACGGCCCTTCACAAGTCCCTGACTGCCGAGCTCGCGGCCTCCCACCCGGATATCCGCACCATACTCGTCGAGCCCGGCCAACTGTCGACGCCGCTCTTCTACGGCGTGCAGACCCCGCACGCTTTTGTcgcgcccgtcgtcgagcccgtcgaCGTCTGCAAGGAGGTGATCGCCGCCATTGACGCAGGGCGGAGCGCCCATGTCGCGATGCCGCTATACGCGCGCTGGATTCACTGGTACAACGTGCTTCCCGTCGCCGTGCAGCAGGTCGCGAGACGACTGGCAGGCGTGGATACCTCAATGCAGACGTTCATCGGCAGGCAGGAGAAGGGGATGGGCGAGAAGAACGGGAGTCTGATCTAA
- a CDS encoding Putative sof1-like protein, producing MKIKALSRSVEEYKAPGSNAQKLPRNLDPAQHPMERAREYTKALNAVKLERMHAAPFVGQMGSGHVDGVYSMAKDPNSLKHMASASGDGAIKAFDLTSRDEIWHTKSAHTNIVRSLCWTKDGKLLSAAADKTIKLWDPYHTPSDSAPISSWLGHSGFQSLSHHRSRNAFAASSSSSEIAIYDLERHSAAPEILRWPNATDTINAVSFNQVEQSILGSTGADRSIILWDIRTAMPLTKTTMTFACNSLSWNPMEAFNFVVGSEDHNCYMFDMRKFDRALNVYKGHVAAVMSVEFSPTGEELVSGSYDRTVRIWNRDQGHSRDMYHTKRMQRVFSTMFTPDSKYILTGSDDGNVRVWRSNATDRSGIRTAKQRQALEYNEALVSRYSHMPEIRRIKKHRHLPTVIKKAGEIKNVELKSIKRREENERRHTKKQFERRKGEREKPILAREK from the exons ATGAAGATCAAGGCCCTTTCTCGGAGCGTCGAGGAGTACAAAGCTCCGGGATCGAATGCGCAGAAGTTACCTCG CAACCTCGATCCTGCTCAGCATCCTATGGAGCGTGCTCGAGA GTACACAAAAGCCCTCAATGCCGTAAAGCTGGAGCGTATGCATGCCGCGCCCTTTGTCGGGCAGATGGGCAGTGGTCATGTCGATGGT GTTTACTCGATGGCCAAGGACCCGAACTCCTTGAAACATATGGCATCTGCCAGTGGCGATGGCGCGATCAAAGCCTTCGACCTCACGAGCCGAGACGAGATTTGGCACACGAAGAGCGCCCATACCAATATCGTGCGAAGTCTCTGCTGGACCAAGGACGGAAAGCTTCTGAGTGCTGCGGCGGACAAGACGATAAAACTTTGGGATCCGTACCACACGCCGAGCGACTCGGCGCCCATTTCTTCGTGGTTGGGCCACAGCGGTTTCCAGAGTCTGTCGCACCACCGATCGCGAAACGCCTTtgccgcctcctcttcctccagcGAGATTGCCATCTACGACTTGGAGAGACACAGCGCGGCTCCCGAAATTTTGCGATGGCCGAATGCAACCGACACCATCAACGCCGTTTCTTTTAACCAGGTTGAGCAGTCTATCCTTGGTAGCACGGGCGCCGACAGGAGCATCATTCTCTGGGACATCCGTACTGCGATGCCCTTGACCAAGACAACAATGACATTCGCATGCAACTCCTTGTCCTGGAACCCTATGGAAGCTTTCAACTTTGTCGTTGGCAGCGAGGACCACAACTGCTAC ATGTTCGACATGCGCAAGTTCGACAGAGCACTGAATGTCTACAAGGGccatgtcgccgccgttATGAGTGTTGAGTTCAGCCCGACGGGTGAGGAACTGGTATCCGGATCATACGACAGGACAGTTCGGATCTGGAACCGCGACCAAGGACACTCCCGCGACATGTACCACACCAAGCGCATGCAGAGAGTGTTCAGCACTATGTTCACTCCCGACTCCAAGTACATTCTCACCGGTTCGGACGACGGAAATGTGCGCGTCTGGCGATCCAACGCCACAGACCGATCCGGCATCAGGACTGCGAAGCAGAGGCAGGCCCTCGAGTACAATGAGGCCCTCGTCTCCCGATACAGCCACATGCCAGAGATCAGACGCATCAAGAAACACCGTCACCTGCCGACGGTCATCAAGAAGGCGGGCGAGATCAAGAATGTGGAGCTCAAGTCAATCAAGAGGCGCGAGGAGAACGAGCGGAGACACACCAAGAAGCAGTTCGAGAGGCGCAagggcgagagagaaaagccCATCCTGGCGCGGGAGAAATAG
- a CDS encoding Putative proteasome component (PCI) domain, tetratricopeptide-like helical domain superfamily, protein MAQGESARVQEAQKAAKSDPRKAEQLFKEIISQPPSSATSDAAVKEYETALISLGELYRDEKKTQELVDLITKSRTVLSSFAKAKTAKLVRTLLDLFENIEGSTDIQIAVTKSCIEWATSERRSFLRQNLETRLVTLLMAKQSYYDALTLINGLLRELKRLDDKLVLVEVQLLESRVYHALGNIPKARAALTSARTSAASVYTPPLLQAHLDMQSGMLHAEDKDFNTAFSYFIEALDGYHTQDESVKATAALQYMLLCKIMLNLADDVNNLMTSKQAQKYASKNLEAMKAIARAHSNRSLEEYEQALQSYREQLGSDAFIRNHLRRLYDAMLEQNLIKVIEPFSRVEINHIAKMVGLDTQQVERKLSQMILDKVIIGVLDQGAGCLIIYDETERDSAYDHALATIEKLSSVVDVLYTNQASMLE, encoded by the exons ATGGCTCAGGGCGAATCGGCTAGGGTGCAGGAGGCACAGAAGGCGGCCAAGTCAGATCCCCGAAAGGCAGAGCAGCTGTTTAAGGAAATCATCTCTCAGCCTCCTTCCTCTGCGACCTCCGATGCCGCAGTGAAGGAGTACGAGACGGCACTGATCAGCTTGGGAGAGCTGTACCGGGATGAGAA GAAGACGCAGGAGCTTGTCGACCTGATCACAAAAAGCCGGACAGTTCTCTCGTCATTCGCCAAGGCAAAGACAGCAAAGCTGG TCCGCACTCTActcgacctcttcgagaACATTGAGGGCAGCACCGATATTCAGATCGCCGTTACGAAGTCATGTATAGAATGGGCAACTTCGGAGCGCCGCAGTTTCCTGCGCCAGAATCTCGAGACCCGTTTGGTCACTCTCCTCATGGCGAAGCAGTCCTACTACGACGCCCTCACTCTCATCAACGGCCTCCTCCGCGAGCTTAAGCGCCTGGACGAcaagctcgtcctcgtcgaggtccagcttctcgagTCGCGTGTCTACCACGCCCTTGGCAACATCCCCAAGGCGCGCGCTGCTCTCACGAGCGCCCGCAcgagcgccgcctccgttTACAccccgcccctcctccaagCCCACCTCGACATGCAGAGCGGTATGCTCCACGCCGAAGACAAGGACTTCAACACGGCCTTCTCTTACTTCATCGAGGCCCTTGACGGCTACCACACCCAGGACGAGTCCGTCAAGGCCACCGCTGCTCTACAGTACATGTTGCTCTGCAAGATCATGCTGAacctggccgacgacgtcaaCAACCTGATGACGTCGAAGCAGGCTCAGAAGTACGCTAGCAagaacctcgaggccatgaaggcCATCGCCCGCGCACACTCCAACCGCTCCTTGGAGGAGTACGAACAAGCTCTCCAGTCTTACcgcgagcagctcggcaGCGACGCCTTTATTCGCAACCACCTGCGACGTCTGtacgacgccatgctggagCAAAACCTTATCAAGGTCATCGAGCCCTTCTCTCGCGTCGAGATCAACCACATCGCCAAGATGGTCGGCCTCGACACGCAACAGGTGGAGCGCAAGCTCTCACAGATGATTCTGGACAAGGTCATCATCGGTGTTTTGGACCAGGGTGCGGGATGCCTCATTATTTACGACGAGACGGAGCGCGACAGCGCATACGACCATGCCCTGGCCACGATTGAGAAGTTGAGCAGTGTGGTGGACGTCCTCTACACCAACCAGGCCTCGATGCTTGAGTAA
- a CDS encoding Putative mitochondrial carrier domain superfamily → MSKPVLPQNDNVAHALAGAGGGLLSMALTYPLITLSTRAQVESKRADSAFLTAVQKIVAREGVSGLYSGLESALFGISVTNFVYYYWYEWTRAFFEAAAEKAGRASKKLTTVESMMAGALAGSATVIITNPIWVVNTRMTTRSSANTEGKDEEAQTSKPKKAPSTIGTLLALIKNEGPQALFSGVIPALVLVINPILQYTLFEQMKNTVEKKRRVTPTIAFFLGALGKLFATSVTYPYITVKSQMHVAGNGEKKEGMSQTISRVIREEGYAGLYKGIGPKVTQSVLTAAFLFAFKDVLYEQTIKLRTLAAKKRA, encoded by the exons ATGTCCAAGCCAGTGCTCCCGCAGAATGACAATGTCGCCCACGCTCTCGCTGGTGCCGGCGGTGGTCTACTCTCCATGGCCTTGAC CTACCCGCTCATCACCCTCTCAACCCGCGCCCAAGTCGAATCGAAGCGCGCTGACTCGGCCTTCCTCACGGCTGTCCAGAAGATCGTCGCTCGCGAGGGCGTTTCAGGCCTCTACTCGGGCCTCGAGTCCGCCCTCTTCGGCATCAGCGTTACGAACTTCGTCTACTACTACTGGTACGAGTGGACCCGCGCCttcttcgaggccgccgccgagaaggccggccGCGCCAGCAAGAAGCTCACGACCGTCGAGTCCATGATGGctggcgccctcgccggctccgcGACTGTCATCATCACGAACCCCATCTGGGTCGTCAACACCCGCATGACGACCCGAAGCAGCGCCAACACGGAGGGCAAGGACGAAGAGGCACAGACGtccaagcccaagaaggcgCCCTCGACCATCGGTACCCTTCTGGCGTTGATCAAGAACGAGGGCCCGCAGGCGCTCTTCTCGGGCGTCATCCCCGCCCTGGTGCTCGTTATCAACCCTATCCTGCAGTACACCCTGTTCGAGCAGATGAAGAACAcggtcgagaagaagaggagggtcACACCGACCAttgccttcttcctcggtgCCCTCGGCAAGCTGTTCGCGACCTCGGTCACCTACCCGTACATCACGGTCAAGAGCCAGATGCACGTCGCCGGCAACggtgagaagaaggagggaaTGTCGCAGACCATTAGCCGGGTCATCAGGGAGGAGGGCTACGCCGGCCTGTACAAGG GCATCGGCCCCAAGGTCACCCAGAGTGTGCTGACCGCCGCTttcctcttcgccttcaAGGACGTCCTCTACGAGCAGACCATCAAGCTCAGGACCCTTGCCGCCAAGAAGCGCGCGTAA
- a CDS encoding Putative ATP synthase, F1 complex, epsilon subunit yields MVFAWKAAGLTYNRYLAVASRVVRRSLKEDKRIIAERRGGTELRFAKWENGKQSEPKLLSQATVNVPPPSS; encoded by the exons ATGGTCTTCGCCTGGAAAGCCGCCGGTCTCAC CTACAACCGCtacctcgccgtcgcttCGCGCGTCGTGCGCCGCAGCCTGAAGGAGGACAAGAGAATCATCGCCGAGCGCCGCGGAGGGACTGAGCTCCGTTTCGCCAAGTGGGAG AACGGCAAGCAGAGCGAGCCCAAGCTCCTGTCGCAGGCCACCGTCAACGtccctcctccgtcttcgTAA
- a CDS encoding Putative FAD/NAD(P)-binding domain superfamily — MPGPRVAIVGAGPASVGCMPARLLYRAIVEAAVFEGEASPDFRSQSGSLRLHTENGLAALKQGGLFDDFLKYARYDGQYIAIVDWNNKPWFVKSATGPGSSIQ; from the exons ATGCCAGGCCCCCGCGTAGCAATCGTTGGAGCAGGACCTGCCT CCGTTGGGTGTATGCCGGCGCGCCTGCTATATCGGGCCATCGTCGAAGCAGCAGTCTTCGAAGGTGAGGCCTCACCGGACTTTCGATCCCAGAGCGGGAGCCTACGCCTGCACACAGAGAATGGACTGGCCGCGTTGAAGCAGGGTGGCCTTTTTGACGATTTCTTGAAGTATGCGAGATACGACGGGCAGTACATAGCTATCGTCGACTGGAACAACAAGCCCTGGTTCGTCAAGTCCGCGACGGGTCCTGGTAGCTCGATCCAGTAG
- a CDS encoding Putative FAD-binding domain, FAD/NAD(P)-binding domain superfamily translates to MVIPSAAETAPDVYKLANKTAFLPTASPDVYGYDLNDLDAAQKALLILHRDWSQELTEAIVKAEGDCTVTVIGDTAYSLTPLSGEGVNVTLEDAMKLASAIIHTASKRGDPDLLDWEIKAFENEMPIPHEESAAPDEGAHARLYVHAGFAADDHRDVDNEACQVRDTVGVPSAGCRHGAHVLFFMRRLLAP, encoded by the exons ATGGTCATTCCGAGtgcggccgagacggccccTGACGTTTACAAGCTGGCCAACAAGACGGCGTTTTTGCCAACA GCTTCACCCGACGTCTATGGATACGATTTGAACGACCTCGACGCAGCACAGAAGGCACTGCTGATCCTACACCGGGATTGGAGCCAAGAGCTGACAGAGGCAATTGTTAAAGCGGAGGGTGACTGCAC TGTCACGGTTATTGGGGACACAGCGTACTCGTTGACGCCACTTTCGGGCGAGGGTGTCAACGTCACGCTCGAGGACGCGATGAAGTTGGCAAGTGCCATCATCCACACAGCAAGCAAAAGAGGCGACCCCGACCTGCTTGACTGGGAGATCAAGGCGTTCGAGAACGAGATGCCCATTCCGCATGAAGAAAGTGCAGCGCCTGACGAAGGAGCTCATGCGCGACTATATGTTCACGCCGGGTTCGCCGCGGACGACCATCGCGATGTCGATAACGAGGCATGTCAAGTCCGAGACACCGTAGGTGTTCCATCCGCTGGCTGCCGACATGGTGCACACGTTCTTTTTTTCATGCGCCGGCTGCTGGCGCCTTAA